One Thioclava sp. ES.031 genomic window, GATCAGACGCGACTTGGAGTCGATCAGCGCGCGCTTGACCTTCATCATGTCGAGGACCGGGATGCCTTCGGTGATGCAGACGATCAGCTCCATTTCCGCGTCAATCGCTTCGAGGATCGAGTCAGCCGCGAAGGGCGGCGGAACGTAGATCACCGAGGCATTTGCTTCGGTCTTGGCTTTCGCCTCGTGGACCGAGTTGAAGACCGGCAGGCCGAGATGCTCTTGGCCGCCTTTGCCGGGGGTCACGCCGCCGACCATCTTGGTGCCGTACGCGATTGCCTGCTCGGAGTGGAAGGTGCCCTGCGAGCCGGTGAAGCCCTGGCAGATGACCTTGGTGTTTTCGTTGACGAGAACTGCCATGATTCTTAGCCTTTCACCGCTTTGACGATTTTTTCTGCGCCATCCGACAGGTTGTCGGCGGCGATGACGTTCAGGCCGGAATTCGCGATGATTTCCTTGCCTTTTTCGACGTTGGTGCCCTCGAGACGGACGACCAGCGGCACTTCGAGGCCGACTTCCTTCACCGCAGCGATCACGCCTTCGGCGATGATGTCGCAGCGCATGATGCCGCCGAAGATGTTCACGAGGATCCCTTTGACGTTCTTGTCCGAGGTGATGATCTTGAACGCTTCGGTCACTTTCTCTTTCGTGGCGCCACCGCCAACGTCGAGGAAGTTCGCGGGCTCGGCGCCGTAGAGCTTGATGATGTCCATCGTGGCCATTGCGAGGCCAGCGCCGTTCACCATGCAGCCGATCTCACCGTCGAGCGCGATGTAGTTGAGGTCGTATTTCGACGCTTCGAGCTCTTTGCTGTCTTCTTCGGTCTCGTCGCGCAGCGCGGCGATGTCCGAGTGACGGTAGACGGCGTTGCCGTCGAAGCCGAGCTTGGCGTCGAGAACCTTCAGGTTGCCGTCGGTCATGACGATCAGCGGGTTGATCTCGAGCATCTCCATGTCCTTCTCGACGAAGGCTTGGTAGAGCTTGCCGAGAAGACCGACCATCTGCTTCACCTGCGGGCCTTCGAGGCCGAGCGAGAAGGCGACGCGGCGGCCGTGGAACGGCTGGTAGCCGGTGGCCGGGTCGATCGAGAAGCTGAGGATTTTCTCGGGCGTGTTCGCCGCGACTTCCTCGATGTCCATGCCACCTTCGGTCGAGGAGACGATCGAGACGCGCGAGGT contains:
- the sucC gene encoding ADP-forming succinate--CoA ligase subunit beta → MNIHEYQAKQLLKSYGAPVSDGRVVLKAEEAKTAASELDGPLWVVKAQIHAGGRGKGHFKEAEAGEKGGVRLAKSVEEAETLAKQMLGKTLVTHQTGPAGKQVNRIYIEDGSDIERELYLALLVDRVTSRVSIVSSTEGGMDIEEVAANTPEKILSFSIDPATGYQPFHGRRVAFSLGLEGPQVKQMVGLLGKLYQAFVEKDMEMLEINPLIVMTDGNLKVLDAKLGFDGNAVYRHSDIAALRDETEEDSKELEASKYDLNYIALDGEIGCMVNGAGLAMATMDIIKLYGAEPANFLDVGGGATKEKVTEAFKIITSDKNVKGILVNIFGGIMRCDIIAEGVIAAVKEVGLEVPLVVRLEGTNVEKGKEIIANSGLNVIAADNLSDGAEKIVKAVKG